The Mauremys mutica isolate MM-2020 ecotype Southern chromosome 1, ASM2049712v1, whole genome shotgun sequence genome has a segment encoding these proteins:
- the LOC123376018 gene encoding claw keratin-like has protein sequence MTCSSLCYPECGVARPCPVTGTCNEPCVRQCQDSEVIIRPSPVVVTLPGPILSNFPQYSAVGAVGAPVVGPGYGGSFGWGGLHGYGGHYGGLYGLGGYGGYGGYGGHYGYGGLCGYGGHCGYPGGYGYGGLCGYGGYCGYPGFCGYGGLWGYGGYGRRYLGGYCGSC, from the coding sequence ATGACTTGCTCCAGCCTGTGCTATCCAGAATGCGGAGTGGCCCGGCCCTGTCCGGTCACTGGTACCTGCAACGAGCCGTGCGTTAGGCAGTGCCAAGACTCTGAAGTGATCATCAGACCCTCACCAGTTGTCGTGACCCTCCCAGGACCCATTCTCAGCAATTTCCCTCAATACAGTGCAGTGGGAGCTGTAGGAGCACCTGTGGTCGGACCCGGTTACGGAGGCTCATTCGGTTGGGGGGGATTGCACGGCTATGGAGGCCATTACGGAGGATTGTATGGTTTAGGTGGATACGGTGGATACGGTGGTTACGGCGGCCATtatggttatgggggattatgtGGTTATGGGGGACACTGCGGTTACCCAGGTGGTtatggttatgggggattatgtGGTTATGGGGGATACTGTGGTTACCCAGGCTTCTGTGGTTACGGAGGATTATGGGGATATGGGGGATATGGCCGTAGGTATCTCGGTGGATACTGTGGGTCATGCTAA
- the LOC123376027 gene encoding claw keratin-like — protein sequence MTCSSLCYPECGVARPCPVTGTCNEPCVRQCQDSEVIIRPSPVVVTLPGPILSNFPQHSAVGAVGAPVVGPGYGGSFGWGGLHGYGGHYGGLYGLGGYGGYGGYGGRYGYGGLCGYGGYCGYPGGYGYGGLCGYGGYCGYPGFCGYGGLWGYGGYGRRYLGGYCGSC from the coding sequence ATGACTTGCTCCAGCCTGTGCTATCCAGAATGCGGAGTGGCCCGGCCCTGTCCGGTCACTGGTACCTGCAACGAGCCGTGCGTTAGGCAGTGCCAAGACTCTGAAGTGATCATCAGACCCTCACCAGTTGTCGTGACCCTCCCAGGACCCATTCTCAGCAATTTCCCTCAACACAGTGCAGTGGGAGCTGTAGGAGCACCTGTGGTCGGACCCGGTTACGGAGGCTCATTCGGTTGGGGGGGATTGCACGGCTATGGAGGCCATTACGGAGGATTGTATGGTTTAGGTGGATACGGTGGATATGGTGGTTACGGCGGCCGTtatggttatgggggattatgtGGTTATGGGGGATACTGCGGTTACCCAGGTGGTtatggttatgggggattatgtGGTTATGGGGGATACTGTGGTTACCCAGGCTTCTGTGGTTACGGAGGATTATGGGGATATGGGGGATATGGCCGTAGGTATCTCGGTGGATACTGTGGGTCATGCTAA